The Raphanus sativus cultivar WK10039 chromosome 2, ASM80110v3, whole genome shotgun sequence genome includes a region encoding these proteins:
- the LOC130508041 gene encoding pumilio homolog 6, chloroplastic-like, protein MATENPIMMSGNNERWSNSVPNRSGSAPPSMEGSFRAVDNLSSRQGSFQKQESVTTTHPSKNNLKRVPSPPIYYPAAEYQFRDNRVGTLSTHKEVSEDETSQQQSVISFSVRTNGVEEDLRQDDSSESNSSLTGEMNTADESGDVSETSDNVVVKGIATAVTTRASVVTEKTPDESTIISKMKNANISGPGAPKYLREPRNARPEKQQVYQQQNNVTWGGKMGYHGVNDGVVNGTGQFHYGQHVLHSPGFKPPTLYAAAQTAYVTSPAQVYNMQQSPPVYSPQYGYGPYANMIPPHPQFIPRYPSHGSVPFIPQLPGPSAGGEMQYAQKFYAPQGQPPFPDPMYMQYSQQPFGQINPMAAIRGNYKNGPESQRDELKFVRGVRGPSSNSNMGRMGLNYYGVQPNMGIVVQYLPAQPGAPLSPGSVPYVEASYPGWQPQGNGPRLCNFLEELKSGKGRRFGLSDITGHIVEFSADQHGSRFIQQKLENCNPEEKAAVFREILPHACKLMTDVFGNYVIQKFFEYGNTSQRKELADQLMGQIVPLSLQMYGCRVIQKALDVIELDQRVRLARELDGQVMRCVRDQNGNHVIQKCIENIPADRVGFMLAAFRGQVSSLSMHPYGCRVIQRLLERCSNEHHCQFITEEILESVCVLSKDQYGNYVTQHVLEKGTSEERERIVRKVSGHIVQLSLHKFASNVIEKCLEHGGRIERDLIIKEIAGPDESYDSLLMMMKDQYGNYVVQKIFETCTGEQRAALSSRVRMHASALKKYTYGKHIVTRFEQPFGEGSRESRR, encoded by the exons ATGGCAACTGAGAATCCTATAATGATGTCTGGGAACAATGAGAGATGGTCTAATTCTGTTCCTAACCGAAGTGGGAGTGCTCCTCCGAGCATGGAGGGATCTTTTCGAGCCGTTGATAATCTATCGTCACGACAGGGCAGTTTTCAAAAGCAGGAGTCTGTGACCACCACTCATCCTTCTAAAAACAACCTCAAACGCGTACCTTCTCCACCTATCTATTACCCTGCTGCTGAGTATCAGTTCAGAGACAATCGTGTAGGTACACTTTCTACTCACAAGGAAGTGTCTGAGGATGAAACCTCTCAACAGCAATCTGTTATTAGTTTTTCCGTTAGGACAAATGGAGTGGAAGAAGATTTGAGACAG GATGATAGTAGTGAGTCTAACTCTTCTTTAACTGGTGAAATGAACACAGCGGATGAGAGTGGTGATGTCTCGGAGACATCAGATAACGTTGTGGTTAAAGGTATTGCTACTGCAGTGACTACTAGAGCTTCCGTTGTCactgagaagactcctgatgAATCAACTATCATCTCTAAGATGAAGAATGCTAACATATCTGGACCGGGAGCGCCCAAATACCTTCGAGAGCCAAGGAACGCAAGGCCAGAAAAGCAGCAGGTTTATCAACAACAAAATAATGTAACATGGGGCGGCAAAATGGGTTATCATGGTGTAAACGATGGGGTGGTTAACGGGACCGGACAGTTTCATTATGGACAACATGTGCTTCACTCTCCAGGCTTTAAGCCGCCTACTCTTTACGCTGCAGCTCAGACGGCTTATGTGACTTCACCAGCTCAAGTCTACAACATGCAGCAGTCTCCTCCTGTTTACTCACCTCAATATGGTTATGGACCTTACGCCAACATGATCCCACCACACCCACAGTTCATACCTAGATACCCTTCACATGGTTCAGTTCCGTTTATTCCTCAGTTACCTGGACCAAGTGCGGGAGGTGAAATGCAGTATGCTCAGAAGTTCTATGCTCCACAGGGGCAACCTCCTTTTCCAGATCCTATGTATATGCAGTACAGTCAACAGCCATTCGGGCAGATCAACCCGATGGCGGCTATTAGGGGGAACTATAAGAATGGTCCTGAGTCTCAGAGAGATGAGCTGAAGTTCGTCCGGGGAGTAAGAGGGCCGAGTAGTAACTCTAATATGGGTAGAATGGGGCTTAATTATTATGGAGTCCAGCCAAATATGGGCATTGTGGTGCAGTATCTGCCTGCACAGCCCGGTGCTCCTCTTTCACCGGGCTCTGTTCCCTATGTAGAGGCATCATATCCTGGGTGGCAGCCACAGGGAAATGGCCCGAGATTGTGCAATTTTCTTGAAGAGCTGAAGTCTGGAAAAGGCAGGAGGTTTGGTTTATCAGACATCACAGGACACATTGTTGAATTCAG tGCGGATCAGCATGGGAGCCGGTTCATTCAGCAAAAGCTTGAGAATTGTAATCCAGAAGAGAAAGCAGCTGTCTTCAGGGAGATTCTTCCTCATGCTTGCAAACTAATGACTGATGTGTTTGGCAATTATGTCATTCAGAAG TTTTTCGAATACGGAAACACATCACAGAGAAAGGAGCTCGCGGATCAACTCATGGGACAGATAGTACCACTTAGTCTGCAGATGTACGGTTGTAGAGTTATACAAAAG GCTCTTGATGTCATAGAACTTGATCAGAGAGTTCGTTTAGCACGTGAACTAGACGGGCAGGTAATGAGATGTGTTCGAGACCAAAACGGAAACCATGTGATCCAGAAATGCATCGAGAATATTCCTGCAGACAGAGTTGGATTCATGTTAGCTGCATTCCGTGGTCAAGTTTCCTCGCTCTCTATGCATCCTTATGGCTGCCGTGTCATTCAG AGGCTTCTGGAGCGTTGCTCAAATGAGCATCACTGTCAGTTCATCACCGAGGAGATACTGGAATCAGTATGCGTCCTTTCCAAGGACCAATATGGAAACTATGTCACACAG CATGTTTTGGAGAAAGGGACATCTGAAGAACGTGAGAGAATCGTGAGGAAAGTATCAGGGCACATTGTGCAGCTTAGCCTACATAAATTTGCGTCAAATGTTATAGAGAAGTGCCTGGAGCATGGCGGTAGAATTGAGCGAGACCTCATCATCAAAGAGATTGCAGGGCCCGACGAGAGCTATGATAGTCTATTG atgatgatgaaggaCCAGTATGGAAACTATGTGGTGCAGAAGATATTCGAGACGTGTACTGGTGAGCAGCGTGCAGCATTGTCTAGCCGAGTCAGGATGCACGCTTCTGCTTTGAAGAAATACACATATGGGAAACATATTGTTACTCGTTTCGAACAGCCCTTTGGTGAAG GAAGCCGAGAATCGAGGCGATGA